In the genome of Drosophila yakuba strain Tai18E2 chromosome 3R, Prin_Dyak_Tai18E2_2.1, whole genome shotgun sequence, one region contains:
- the LOC6537775 gene encoding PH and SEC7 domain-containing protein isoform X2, whose protein sequence is MSEELKVVLRRSEQHSGFGFSLLGTTGPPHVIYDIVENSPAADCGAVEAGDVILKVNGTDVHRYTTKEVLKCLRLSEQLVTLELKRDPKLKARIKEQLANTQSPHYVDIESPNIYDYHSSSTNSSPNHRPNAGGKGAATTPSQSGLRYKSPTHLPSLRQNSSPLLASGSTTTTTTATHTHSHSRNSSASSTKIKVVETSITTSTTNVVGLTSPTGSVGGGGGGEATSPTFRPSRIPQALTKCAVPKPVPVLHSPQNKRPRPSQIPTKAANGNGNGHTAHLPPQSLQHSNSYSGSPVTRQRFADREPEREPEPNSAPPQPAKAPRFEAYMMTGDLILNLSRTPQTSNPLPAQAKKVDSLRDSPSRLVNPRINGALAPRASGESSPTSSSSVDSPTNTSSDSVKREAKLLQKQQQQQQTYQQQQQRDSINNSYNRKDSLTNDTLLMCEELEPDEEAEYVLEEDNKQQRQRQQQQRYRQQQNQQRYEYYQNEDELEEQEEVEEEREEDQTHYDITNIETYQSGVGRGDDDDSDRQCLVDDDDDDDAYDDEENDAGDEDYSTNSLGSGSAKQRLRALKQRTATRQQQRNRDAVDCAGRSGSGSSSTTVKSEAGGLGLDETSFSVPTSPISLSTPLIDKETANSVPTSPEPSSLVPESSSGAGAGAVVVRRHNGHVVRKCDAAGFRTSKSEDHLQQIQREGIAAVIPIDIDEDVNSSLNTLLDTRQDSEDSQSMATVIVNNSSLASNNNEGEQTDNRSSSSNSSDNNNCNSNTGEPATTATATATATATLMTATSTRTMNCSSKLNYILCKKASDRDRIVWTYNAPLQPHQLAALQRQQQQQEQQFQQQQQQLHQQHLQQQQQLQQQHQQQQQQQQQQLYGQQSHSNSHSSSISSSPQHSAVGSPASPTSVSSSVMSSSGSKGALGLGSSSNGPMAAVQQQQQQQRDQGGQVAHPPSGIPGLLSCPGGGPGNNGGGGGNNDQSVSEAISNISSPDYQDDDNLLSSRDILGGMVLSDPSDSDSTILVSDAAAQQRQQLKQQLRAQQQQQRERERDRDRDREQSEHKVVIQVRGLDSNSSGGGSVNCTNGRSEEDVVTLTDEPLGTMTVGMRDASPPVSDDGSDVESLHSYHYSPKAVDLPSAIRLAKRLHSLDGFKKSDVSRHLSKNNDFSRAVADEYLKHFTFEKKSLDQALREFLQQFSLSGETQERERVLVHFSKRFLDCNPGTFNSQDAVHTLTCAIMLLNTDLHGQNMNRKMSCAEFVDNLADLNDGENFPKDVLKSLYQAIKTKPLEWALDEEAGDLQQQRANNSALGNVGHNPFLDPPELATAVEYKKGYVMRKCCYDSSFKKTPFGKRSWKMFYCTLRDLVLYLHKDEHGFRKSQMSDNLHNAIRIHHALATKANDYTKKQHVFRLQTADQAEYLFQTSDSKELQSWVETINYVCAAISAPPLEGGVGSQKRFQRPLLPSKQSKLLLKEQLDSHEVQLAQLDQELNEHKKGPIPSKGLALQNYKEKESYLQYELRRYRTYVSILSAKMLADQQQLELQAQQPSPASHEEEADTFPVGTTACPPPTPQSINQKDQQKEQQQQPTNRWFDVFCCCCPLWRHLIHSKSL, encoded by the exons ATGAGCGAGGAACTGAAAGTGGTGCTGCGGCGCAGCGAGCAGCATTCCGGTTTCGGGTTTTCGCTACTCGGAACCACCGGACCGCCACATGTCATCTACGACATCGTCGAGAATTCGCCGGCAGCCGATTGCGGAGCG GTTGAGGCCGGGGATGTCATCCTCAAAGTCAACGGAACGGATGTCCATCGCTACACAACGAAGGAAG TTCTCAAATGCCTGCGCCTGTCGGAACAGCTGGTGACCTTGGAGCTGAAGCGAG ATCCCAAGCTCAAGGCGCGAATCAAAGAGCAGCTGGCCAACACCCAGAGTCCGCACTATGTGGACATTGAGTCGCCGAACATCTACGACtaccacagcagcagcaccaactCCTCGCCGAATCACCGGCCAAACGCTGGTGGTAAGGGGGCGGCGACCACGCCCTCGCAGAGCGGACTGCGCTACAAGTCGCCCACGCACTTGCCCTCGCTGCGCCAGAATTCGTCGCCACTGCTGGCGAGTGGATCCACCACGACCACAACCACCGCCACGCATACGCACAGCCACAGTCGAAACTCCTCGGCCAGCTCCACCAAGATCAAGGTGGTGGAGACTAGCATCACCACCTCGACCACGAACGTAGTGGGTCTCACATCGCCCACTGGTAGTgtcggcggtggtggtggtggggagGCCACCTCGCCCACCTTCCGCCCCTCACGCATTCCACAGGCGCTCACCAAATGTGCCGTACCCAAGCCCGTGCCCGTGCTCCATTCGCCGCAGAATAAGCGGCCACGCCCCTCGCAGATTCCGACAAAGGCGGCGAACGGAAACGGGAACGGACATACCGCCCATCTGCCACCGCAATCGCTGCAGCACTCGAACAGCTACAGCGGCAGTCCGGTGACCAGGCAGCGGTTTGCGGACAGAGAGCCGGAGCGGGAACCGGAACCGAACTCGGCGCCACCGCAGCCGGCGAAGGCGCCACGCTTTGAGGCTTACATGATGACCGGTGACCTTATTCTCAATCTGTCCCGGACCCCGCAGACCAGCAACCCGCTTCCCGCCCAGGCCAAAAAG gtGGACAGCCTTCGCGATTCACCCAGTCGTCTGGTAAATCCGCGTATCAACGGCGCACTAGCACCGCGTGCCTCTGGTGAATCCTCGCCcacgtcctcctcctcggtgGACTCGCCCACCAACACCAGCTCAGATTCCGTGAAGCGCGAGGCGAAGTTGCTgcagaagcaacagcagcagcagcaaacctaccaacagcaacagcagcgggacagcatcaacaacagctACAACCGTAAGGATTCGCTGACCAACGATACGCTGCTTATGTGCGAGGAGTTGGAGCCGGACGAGGAGGCCGAGTATGTCCTGGAAGAGGACAAcaagcagcagcggcagcgccaacagcaacaacgataCCGCCAGCAGCAGAATCAGCAACGCTACGAATACTACCAAAACGAGGacgagctggaggagcaggaggaggttGAGGAGGAGCGCGAGGAGGATCAAACTCACTACGACATCACCAATATCGAAACCTATCAGAGCGGCGTGGGGCGAGGTGACGACGATGACAGTGATCGGCAGTGCCTGGtggacgacgacgatgatgatgatgcctACGACGATGAGGAGAACGATGCGGGCGACGAGGATTATTCCACCAACTCTCTGGGCTCCGGTTCAGCCAAGCAACGATTGCGCGCGCTGAAACAGCGCACTGCCACCCGCCAACAGCAGCGCAACCGCGATGCCGTCGACTGTGCAGGACGCTCCGGATCGGGATCTTCATCTACCACGGTCAAGAGCGAGGCTGGCGGCCTGGGCCTAGATGAAACCTCCTTCTCAGTGCCAACCTCTCCGATCTCGCTGTCGACGCCGCTGATCGACAAGGAGACAGCCAACTCGGTGCCCACGAGTCCGGAGCCCAGTTCGCTCGTTCCGGAGTCGAGCAGTGGCGCTGGCGCCGGTGCTGTGGTGGTGCGCCGGCACAACGGACATGTGGTGCGGAAGTGTGATGCCGCCGGTTTCCGCACCAGCAAGTCCGAGGACCATTTGCAGCAGATCCAGCGCGAGGGCATCGCCGCCGTGATACCCATCGACATTGATGAGGATGTGAATAGCTCGCTGAACACGCTGCTGGACACGCGTCAGGACTCCGAGGACTCGCAG TCGATGGCCACTGTAATTGTAAACAACTCGTCACTGGCCTCGAACAACAACGAGGGCGAGCAGACCgacaaccgcagcagcagcagcaactccagCGACAACAAtaactgcaacagcaacaccgGCGAaccagcaacaactgcaactgcaactgcaacggcaaCTGCAACACTCATGACTGCAACATCAACAAGAACGAtgaactgcagcagcaaattaaactatattttatgcaaaaag GCATCGGATCGCGATCGGATCGTGTGGACCTATAATGCGCCTCTCCAGCCGCACCAGTTGGCGGCTCTccagcgacagcagcaacagcaagagcagcaattccagcagcagcaacagcagctccaccagcaacatctgcagcaacagcagcaactccagcagcagcaccagcagcagcaacaacagcagcagcagcaactctaCGGTCAGCAATCGCATTCAAATTCACATTCAAGTTCCATTAGTTCGTCGCCCCAGCACTCGGCTGTGGGCAGTCCGGCCTCGCCCACGTCGGTTTCCTCGTCGGTGATGTCCTCGTCGGGCTCCAAGGGCGCCCTGGGCctgggcagcagcagcaatggtCCCATGGCCGCcgtgcagcaacaacagcagcagcagcgggatCAGGGCGGCCAGGTCGCGCATCCGCCCAGCGGGATTCCTGGCCTGCTTAGCTGCCCAGGTGGTGGGCCCGGAAAcaatggtggtggtggtggcaacAACGATCAGAGCGTCTCAGAGGCCATTTCGAATATATCTAGTCCCGACTACCAAGACGACGATAATTTATTGAGTTCTCGCGATATTCTAGGCGGCATGGTACTTAGCGATCCCAGTGATTCGGACTCAACCATTCTCGTCTCGGACGCGGCCGCccagcagcgccagcagctCAAGCAGCAGTTGCgcgcccagcagcaacagcagagaGAAAGGGAACGGGATAGGGATCGAGACAGGGAACAGTCCGAGCACAAGGTGGTCATCCAAGTGCGCGGACtggacagcaacagcagcggcggcggcagcgtCAACTGTACAAACGGCCGCTCCGAGGAGGATGTGGTCACGCTGACGGACGAGCCGCTGGGCACGATGACCGTCGGTATGCGGGACGCCTCGCCGCCAGTCTCCGATGATGGCAGCGATGTGGAGTCCCTCCACTCCTACCATTACTCGCCCAAGGCCGTGGACTTGCCCTCGGCCATACGCCTGGCCAAAAGACTGCACTCCCTCGACGGTTTCAAGAAGAGCGATGTGTCGCGACACCTCAGCAAGAA CAATGACTTTAGTCGAGCGGTGGCCGATGAGTATCTCAAGCATTTTACCTTTGAGAAGAAGTCACTTGACCAAGCGCTGCGTGAGTTCTTGCAGCAGTTCTCGCTGTCCGGCGAAACGCAGGAACGGGAACGGGTGCTGGTGCACTTTTCCAAGCGCTTCCTTGACTGCAATCCTGGCACCTTTAACTCGCAGGACGCCGTGCACACGCTGACCTGTGCCATAATGTTGCTAAATACGGACTTGCACGGCCAGAACATGAATCGCAAGATGAGCTGTGCGGAATTCGTCGACAACCTGGCAGATCTCAACGATGGCGAGAACTTTCCCAAGGATGTGCTCAAGTCGCTTTACCAGGCCATTAAGACCAAGCCGCTTGAATGGGCACT AGATGAAGAGGCTGGTGATCTGCAGCAGCAAAGAGCCAACAATAGTGCCCTGGGCAATGTGGGCCACAATCCCTTCCTTGATCCCCCGGAACTGGCCACGGCTGTGGAATACAAAAAAGGCTATGTGATGCGTAAATGCTGCTATGACAGCAGCTTTAAGAAAA CTCCCTTTGGCAAACGATCCTGGAAGATGTTCTACTGTACGCTGCGTGATCTTGTGCTGTATTTGCATAAGGATGAGCACGGTTTTCGTAAAAGTCAA ATGTCCGACAATCTGCACAATGCAATACGCATACATCACGCACTGGCCACCAAGGCCAACGACTACACCAAGAAGCAACATGTGTTCCGGCTGCAGACGGCCGACCAGGCCGAGTATCTGTTCCAGACTAGCGACTCCAAGGAGCTGCAGTCGTGGGTGGAGACGATCAATTACGTGTGCGCCGCTATATCAGCGCCTCCGCTCGAGGGCGGGGTGGGCAGTCAAAAGCGATTCCAGCGTCCGCTCCTGCCCAGCAAACAATCCAAGCTGTTGCTG AAGGAGCAGTTGGATTCGCACGAGGTGCAGTTGGCGCAATTAGATCAGGAGCTTAACGAGCACAAGAAGGGTCCAATTCCCAGCAAGGGCTTGGCTCTGCAGAACTACAAGGAGAAGGAGAGCTACTTGCAGTATGAA CTTCGTCGCTATCGCACCTATGTGAGCATCCTGAGCGCCAAGATGCTAGCTGACCAGCAGCAGTTGGAGCTGCAGGCGCAGCAGCCGTCTCCAGCGTCGCACGAGGAAGAGGCCGACACATTCCCAGTGGGCACCACTGCCTGCCCGCCACCCACGCCGCAAAGTATTAACCAGAAGGatcagcagaaggagcagcagcaacagccaacGAACAG ATGGTTCGATgtcttctgctgctgttgcccaCTCTGGCGGCACTTGATCCATTCGAAAAGCCTTTAA
- the LOC6537775 gene encoding PH and SEC7 domain-containing protein isoform X8, giving the protein MSEELKVVLRRSEQHSGFGFSLLGTTGPPHVIYDIVENSPAADCGAVEAGDVILKVNGTDVHRYTTKEVLKCLRLSEQLVTLELKRDPKLKARIKEQLANTQSPHYVDIESPNIYDYHSSSTNSSPNHRPNAGGKGAATTPSQSGLRYKSPTHLPSLRQNSSPLLASGSTTTTTTATHTHSHSRNSSASSTKIKVVETSITTSTTNVVGLTSPTGSVGGGGGGEATSPTFRPSRIPQALTKCAVPKPVPVLHSPQNKRPRPSQIPTKAANGNGNGHTAHLPPQSLQHSNSYSGSPVTRQRFADREPEREPEPNSAPPQPAKAPRFEAYMMTGDLILNLSRTPQTSNPLPAQAKKVDSLRDSPSRLVNPRINGALAPRASGESSPTSSSSVDSPTNTSSDSVKREAKLLQKQQQQQQTYQQQQQRDSINNSYNRKDSLTNDTLLMCEELEPDEEAEYVLEEDNKQQRQRQQQQRYRQQQNQQRYEYYQNEDELEEQEEVEEEREEDQTHYDITNIETYQSGVGRGDDDDSDRQCLVDDDDDDDAYDDEENDAGDEDYSTNSLGSGSAKQRLRALKQRTATRQQQRNRDAVDCAGRSGSGSSSTTVKSEAGGLGLDETSFSVPTSPISLSTPLIDKETANSVPTSPEPSSLVPESSSGAGAGAVVVRRHNGHVVRKCDAAGFRTSKSEDHLQQIQREGIAAVIPIDIDEDVNSSLNTLLDTRQDSEDSQASDRDRIVWTYNAPLQPHQLAALQRQQQQQEQQFQQQQQQLHQQHLQQQQQLQQQHQQQQQQQQQQLYGGMVLSDPSDSDSTILVSDAAAQQRQQLKQQLRAQQQQQRERERDRDRDREQSEHKVVIQVRGLDSNSSGGGSVNCTNGRSEEDVVTLTDEPLGTMTVGMRDASPPVSDDGSDVESLHSYHYSPKAVDLPSAIRLAKRLHSLDGFKKSDVSRHLSKNNDFSRAVADEYLKHFTFEKKSLDQALREFLQQFSLSGETQERERVLVHFSKRFLDCNPGTFNSQDAVHTLTCAIMLLNTDLHGQNMNRKMSCAEFVDNLADLNDGENFPKDVLKSLYQAIKTKPLEWALDEEAGDLQQQRANNSALGNVGHNPFLDPPELATAVEYKKGYVMRKCCYDSSFKKTPFGKRSWKMFYCTLRDLVLYLHKDEHGFRKSQMSDNLHNAIRIHHALATKANDYTKKQHVFRLQTADQAEYLFQTSDSKELQSWVETINYVCAAISAPPLEGGVGSQKRFQRPLLPSKQSKLLLKEQLDSHEVQLAQLDQELNEHKKGPIPSKGLALQNYKEKESYLQYELRRYRTYVSILSAKMLADQQQLELQAQQPSPASHEEEADTFPVGTTACPPPTPQSINQKDQQKEQQQQPTNRKEKKKK; this is encoded by the exons ATGAGCGAGGAACTGAAAGTGGTGCTGCGGCGCAGCGAGCAGCATTCCGGTTTCGGGTTTTCGCTACTCGGAACCACCGGACCGCCACATGTCATCTACGACATCGTCGAGAATTCGCCGGCAGCCGATTGCGGAGCG GTTGAGGCCGGGGATGTCATCCTCAAAGTCAACGGAACGGATGTCCATCGCTACACAACGAAGGAAG TTCTCAAATGCCTGCGCCTGTCGGAACAGCTGGTGACCTTGGAGCTGAAGCGAG ATCCCAAGCTCAAGGCGCGAATCAAAGAGCAGCTGGCCAACACCCAGAGTCCGCACTATGTGGACATTGAGTCGCCGAACATCTACGACtaccacagcagcagcaccaactCCTCGCCGAATCACCGGCCAAACGCTGGTGGTAAGGGGGCGGCGACCACGCCCTCGCAGAGCGGACTGCGCTACAAGTCGCCCACGCACTTGCCCTCGCTGCGCCAGAATTCGTCGCCACTGCTGGCGAGTGGATCCACCACGACCACAACCACCGCCACGCATACGCACAGCCACAGTCGAAACTCCTCGGCCAGCTCCACCAAGATCAAGGTGGTGGAGACTAGCATCACCACCTCGACCACGAACGTAGTGGGTCTCACATCGCCCACTGGTAGTgtcggcggtggtggtggtggggagGCCACCTCGCCCACCTTCCGCCCCTCACGCATTCCACAGGCGCTCACCAAATGTGCCGTACCCAAGCCCGTGCCCGTGCTCCATTCGCCGCAGAATAAGCGGCCACGCCCCTCGCAGATTCCGACAAAGGCGGCGAACGGAAACGGGAACGGACATACCGCCCATCTGCCACCGCAATCGCTGCAGCACTCGAACAGCTACAGCGGCAGTCCGGTGACCAGGCAGCGGTTTGCGGACAGAGAGCCGGAGCGGGAACCGGAACCGAACTCGGCGCCACCGCAGCCGGCGAAGGCGCCACGCTTTGAGGCTTACATGATGACCGGTGACCTTATTCTCAATCTGTCCCGGACCCCGCAGACCAGCAACCCGCTTCCCGCCCAGGCCAAAAAG gtGGACAGCCTTCGCGATTCACCCAGTCGTCTGGTAAATCCGCGTATCAACGGCGCACTAGCACCGCGTGCCTCTGGTGAATCCTCGCCcacgtcctcctcctcggtgGACTCGCCCACCAACACCAGCTCAGATTCCGTGAAGCGCGAGGCGAAGTTGCTgcagaagcaacagcagcagcagcaaacctaccaacagcaacagcagcgggacagcatcaacaacagctACAACCGTAAGGATTCGCTGACCAACGATACGCTGCTTATGTGCGAGGAGTTGGAGCCGGACGAGGAGGCCGAGTATGTCCTGGAAGAGGACAAcaagcagcagcggcagcgccaacagcaacaacgataCCGCCAGCAGCAGAATCAGCAACGCTACGAATACTACCAAAACGAGGacgagctggaggagcaggaggaggttGAGGAGGAGCGCGAGGAGGATCAAACTCACTACGACATCACCAATATCGAAACCTATCAGAGCGGCGTGGGGCGAGGTGACGACGATGACAGTGATCGGCAGTGCCTGGtggacgacgacgatgatgatgatgcctACGACGATGAGGAGAACGATGCGGGCGACGAGGATTATTCCACCAACTCTCTGGGCTCCGGTTCAGCCAAGCAACGATTGCGCGCGCTGAAACAGCGCACTGCCACCCGCCAACAGCAGCGCAACCGCGATGCCGTCGACTGTGCAGGACGCTCCGGATCGGGATCTTCATCTACCACGGTCAAGAGCGAGGCTGGCGGCCTGGGCCTAGATGAAACCTCCTTCTCAGTGCCAACCTCTCCGATCTCGCTGTCGACGCCGCTGATCGACAAGGAGACAGCCAACTCGGTGCCCACGAGTCCGGAGCCCAGTTCGCTCGTTCCGGAGTCGAGCAGTGGCGCTGGCGCCGGTGCTGTGGTGGTGCGCCGGCACAACGGACATGTGGTGCGGAAGTGTGATGCCGCCGGTTTCCGCACCAGCAAGTCCGAGGACCATTTGCAGCAGATCCAGCGCGAGGGCATCGCCGCCGTGATACCCATCGACATTGATGAGGATGTGAATAGCTCGCTGAACACGCTGCTGGACACGCGTCAGGACTCCGAGGACTCGCAG GCATCGGATCGCGATCGGATCGTGTGGACCTATAATGCGCCTCTCCAGCCGCACCAGTTGGCGGCTCTccagcgacagcagcaacagcaagagcagcaattccagcagcagcaacagcagctccaccagcaacatctgcagcaacagcagcaactccagcagcagcaccagcagcagcaacaacagcagcagcagcaactctaCG GCGGCATGGTACTTAGCGATCCCAGTGATTCGGACTCAACCATTCTCGTCTCGGACGCGGCCGCccagcagcgccagcagctCAAGCAGCAGTTGCgcgcccagcagcaacagcagagaGAAAGGGAACGGGATAGGGATCGAGACAGGGAACAGTCCGAGCACAAGGTGGTCATCCAAGTGCGCGGACtggacagcaacagcagcggcggcggcagcgtCAACTGTACAAACGGCCGCTCCGAGGAGGATGTGGTCACGCTGACGGACGAGCCGCTGGGCACGATGACCGTCGGTATGCGGGACGCCTCGCCGCCAGTCTCCGATGATGGCAGCGATGTGGAGTCCCTCCACTCCTACCATTACTCGCCCAAGGCCGTGGACTTGCCCTCGGCCATACGCCTGGCCAAAAGACTGCACTCCCTCGACGGTTTCAAGAAGAGCGATGTGTCGCGACACCTCAGCAAGAA CAATGACTTTAGTCGAGCGGTGGCCGATGAGTATCTCAAGCATTTTACCTTTGAGAAGAAGTCACTTGACCAAGCGCTGCGTGAGTTCTTGCAGCAGTTCTCGCTGTCCGGCGAAACGCAGGAACGGGAACGGGTGCTGGTGCACTTTTCCAAGCGCTTCCTTGACTGCAATCCTGGCACCTTTAACTCGCAGGACGCCGTGCACACGCTGACCTGTGCCATAATGTTGCTAAATACGGACTTGCACGGCCAGAACATGAATCGCAAGATGAGCTGTGCGGAATTCGTCGACAACCTGGCAGATCTCAACGATGGCGAGAACTTTCCCAAGGATGTGCTCAAGTCGCTTTACCAGGCCATTAAGACCAAGCCGCTTGAATGGGCACT AGATGAAGAGGCTGGTGATCTGCAGCAGCAAAGAGCCAACAATAGTGCCCTGGGCAATGTGGGCCACAATCCCTTCCTTGATCCCCCGGAACTGGCCACGGCTGTGGAATACAAAAAAGGCTATGTGATGCGTAAATGCTGCTATGACAGCAGCTTTAAGAAAA CTCCCTTTGGCAAACGATCCTGGAAGATGTTCTACTGTACGCTGCGTGATCTTGTGCTGTATTTGCATAAGGATGAGCACGGTTTTCGTAAAAGTCAA ATGTCCGACAATCTGCACAATGCAATACGCATACATCACGCACTGGCCACCAAGGCCAACGACTACACCAAGAAGCAACATGTGTTCCGGCTGCAGACGGCCGACCAGGCCGAGTATCTGTTCCAGACTAGCGACTCCAAGGAGCTGCAGTCGTGGGTGGAGACGATCAATTACGTGTGCGCCGCTATATCAGCGCCTCCGCTCGAGGGCGGGGTGGGCAGTCAAAAGCGATTCCAGCGTCCGCTCCTGCCCAGCAAACAATCCAAGCTGTTGCTG AAGGAGCAGTTGGATTCGCACGAGGTGCAGTTGGCGCAATTAGATCAGGAGCTTAACGAGCACAAGAAGGGTCCAATTCCCAGCAAGGGCTTGGCTCTGCAGAACTACAAGGAGAAGGAGAGCTACTTGCAGTATGAA CTTCGTCGCTATCGCACCTATGTGAGCATCCTGAGCGCCAAGATGCTAGCTGACCAGCAGCAGTTGGAGCTGCAGGCGCAGCAGCCGTCTCCAGCGTCGCACGAGGAAGAGGCCGACACATTCCCAGTGGGCACCACTGCCTGCCCGCCACCCACGCCGCAAAGTATTAACCAGAAGGatcagcagaaggagcagcagcaacagccaacGAACAG aaaagagaagaaaaagaaataa